GAGGCCGGCGTCGAGCTCAAAGTGACGCCCATCGATTACAAACAGGCCGAAGACCACATGGAGTACAAGGCCGGGGAACGTCTTGTGCTCAACATCATCAACTACCGAGACGAACATAATGTCTCGTTTGAGGAAAGCTCTTTCTGGAACAAAAACCGCTTTCTCGAAGTCATTCACTACCTGCGAAGGAATATTACTCAGAAAGGCCTTGAGGAAGACCGTCGCAAATATCAGATCAAATACGCTAATCTCTTCGCCCTCGACGATCTCGACGAACCAGACTTCCCTGAGGAAGGGCTTGTTCAGTTTTCCGATACGCATATGGCGCGCATTCGGCAGGATTGGAATACAATCCATACTCTCATCGCGGAAAACAGAGCACATGAACTGACTGAGTCACTAACCACGACCCTCGGAACATGCACTAAAGGCACTTCCGACTATCGTTACACAACGCAGGCCAATGGCGCTCACGCAAAAAGCCGCGCCTTTTGCTTCAAGCAAGGCTTCATGACAACGATTCTTCAGGAGTACATACTCAAAAAGGAGCAATCGCAAAGTCTGATTCGCGACGCGGGGATGCTGAGCAATCGCTCTGTCGAAGATATCATTCTTGACTATTTTCGCCCGTACGAACATCAGACCATGCAACGGATTGCCGAACATTTTGACCTCGTTTGGCAATCCAATAAAGCGCCGAAGAATCTTGCGTACATGCTGGTTCGACGCATGCTTAACCTCAATGGAGCAGATATCGGATCTGGCAGTGACGACGACTACACCAACCTGAACGCGGAAGAACTCGGCAACGGGCAGGTGCGCGTCAAGACCATTACATTGTTCCACGGCAAACCTCAGGAAAATTTCAAAGTACAAGCAATCCCTTCCTTCAAGGAATTGGCAGCTGAAGACTGGGAGGATTCGAGATTATATGAGCACCTTGAGTCGCAGCGATTCTTATTGCTCGTGTTTGATAACGAAAACGCCGATAAGGACGACAAAAACCCGATGGGGATGCGGTTTTTAGGAGCAAAGTTCTGGAGCGTTCCCGCCGCCGATTTAGATGGTGACATCAAATCCGTATGGGAAGAGGATGTCAATAAAATCCGTAACGGCGTCGAATTGGAATACCGCGGCAAACGTGTTCACAACAATTTTGTCAAAGCATCCAGCGGAAGAATTCTTCATCTTCGTCCTGATGCCGGCAAATCACAATATTGCGCGCCTTACCGAACAACCGAAATGAAAGACGGCAAAACAAAACATGTGACCATGAATAACGCCAGGCAGCTCCCCGTACCGGCAAAATGGACGAATCGACCCTTAGATAAACTTCATCTATATGCTGATGACTATATGACAAAGCAAGCTTGGTGGCTCAACATGGACTATATGTTCCAGCAGATTCAAGAATTGCTGTAATCTCAGCCGACTCGCGCATGTTGATCTTTGGGCGAGAAACGCATATAATTTGACAGTTGAAGTAGAACGTATGTTCGGATCGAAAGGATTGCCATGTCCAAGACGATAAAGGTCGCTGAGCTATTCGCCGGCGTCGGAGGTTTTCGTCTTGGCCTAGACGGCTACGGCAAACCGGGAGAAGAGTTCTACAAAGAACCTGCGGGTCCTTTTATGACGGTATGGGCCAATCAATGGGAGCCTATGGGGCAGGAAAGCAAGCAGTTCGCTTGGCGTTGCTACGAGAAACGATTCGGCGAGGGATCTTGCGTCAACGAGGATATCGCCAAGGCTCTAGACAAAGTCGACGCCGGCGAAATGACCATTCCAGACTTCGACATGCTGGTCGGAGGCTTCCCCTGCCAAGATTACAGCGTGGCGAAGCCTCTGGCTCTATCCGCTGGCATTGAAGGACACAAAGGCGTGCTCTGGTGGAGCATCAACCGTTTATTGGAGATGCGCCAACCCAAATATGTGTTGCTGGAAAACGTCGACCGACTGTTGAAATCTCCGGCAAGCCAGCGCGGCCGTGATTTCGCCATCATCCTATGCTGTCTGAATCGACTGGGATACAACGTGGAGTGGCATGTGGTGAATGCAGCCGATTACGGCATGCCCCAACGCCGCCGCCGTGTATACATCTACGCCGAATACAACAGCGATTGGGGAGAGCTCGACTCCCGCTTGTTTGAGAACGGGGTATTGGCGAGAGCATTCCCCATTCAAATCTCTGAACGGAATCGCGCGCACCGATACTTTGAAATTGGCGCTGATCCTTATGAAATCACTCAGACGTTTGGCAAAGGCGATAAAGTCAGCGTCTTCGCCAACGCTGGCGTAATGATCAACGGCGAAATCCTCACAGCCCGGGTGGATTCAGTGTATAGCGGCCCCCAACGAACCTTAGGAGAGGTGCTTGTTCCCTCTTCTGAAGTACCGCCGCAGTATTGGATTGACGACACCAAGATGGAATCATGGCGTTATCTTAAAGGCGGCAAGAAAGAACTACGCACCGCATCCAACGGATTCCAGTACACCTATTCAGAAGGCCCAGTCGCGTTCCCCGACAATCCCGAACTCCCAAGCCGCACTATCCTGACCGGCGAAGGCGGAGCCGGAGCCAGCCGCACCAAACATGTCGTCGAACAAGATGGCCGCCTGCGTCGTCTCGTCCCCGACGAGCTCGATCAACTGCAGATGTTCCCCAAAGGCTGGACTGCAGACGGCATGACCGATGGCCACCGGGCCTTCTGCATGGGCAATGCGCTGGTTACCGATATCCCCCATCGCATCGGCAAAGTCATTGCCGCCGACGACCTCGGCATAAGGGACTGCCCCAAACAATAAGGTCTATTCACGCATCATCAACCTTACGTCACAGATATTGACACACGATTGGCAACTCAGAACAGATACGCAATATCTGGCAGAACCGCTGACCTGTCTCTTCACGCGAGAAGAGAGTCCAACTTACAGATAAGAATAGTCTCTCAGACAAAGTGAAGTTTATAAT
Above is a window of Bifidobacterium eulemuris DNA encoding:
- a CDS encoding Sau3AI family type II restriction endonuclease, producing the protein MIRIVKAICMGEDGTFLCLNPKRNGQICAFPGTERRDDESDYDALERLLTGFFDKELAVGSKLCRTECRHDGQKYVIDSFLCYPDKHGETLQDGRALAWLNTSEMAQYQGDPHDQKAIDKVTFPTFGKSIYKTKKAVHNHALDAVGMRLGEIDADNTKNPNNKGYPGNVVEQVWFEHPADNISAPDFPEAGVELKVTPIDYKQAEDHMEYKAGERLVLNIINYRDEHNVSFEESSFWNKNRFLEVIHYLRRNITQKGLEEDRRKYQIKYANLFALDDLDEPDFPEEGLVQFSDTHMARIRQDWNTIHTLIAENRAHELTESLTTTLGTCTKGTSDYRYTTQANGAHAKSRAFCFKQGFMTTILQEYILKKEQSQSLIRDAGMLSNRSVEDIILDYFRPYEHQTMQRIAEHFDLVWQSNKAPKNLAYMLVRRMLNLNGADIGSGSDDDYTNLNAEELGNGQVRVKTITLFHGKPQENFKVQAIPSFKELAAEDWEDSRLYEHLESQRFLLLVFDNENADKDDKNPMGMRFLGAKFWSVPAADLDGDIKSVWEEDVNKIRNGVELEYRGKRVHNNFVKASSGRILHLRPDAGKSQYCAPYRTTEMKDGKTKHVTMNNARQLPVPAKWTNRPLDKLHLYADDYMTKQAWWLNMDYMFQQIQELL
- the dcm gene encoding DNA (cytosine-5-)-methyltransferase, which gives rise to MSKTIKVAELFAGVGGFRLGLDGYGKPGEEFYKEPAGPFMTVWANQWEPMGQESKQFAWRCYEKRFGEGSCVNEDIAKALDKVDAGEMTIPDFDMLVGGFPCQDYSVAKPLALSAGIEGHKGVLWWSINRLLEMRQPKYVLLENVDRLLKSPASQRGRDFAIILCCLNRLGYNVEWHVVNAADYGMPQRRRRVYIYAEYNSDWGELDSRLFENGVLARAFPIQISERNRAHRYFEIGADPYEITQTFGKGDKVSVFANAGVMINGEILTARVDSVYSGPQRTLGEVLVPSSEVPPQYWIDDTKMESWRYLKGGKKELRTASNGFQYTYSEGPVAFPDNPELPSRTILTGEGGAGASRTKHVVEQDGRLRRLVPDELDQLQMFPKGWTADGMTDGHRAFCMGNALVTDIPHRIGKVIAADDLGIRDCPKQ